The window GCTGAAGTGATGTGATGAAGAAAATGCACAAAACAACCAACTTAAGCTTTCACAGACAGTGTAAAGAATGGCTCAAAACTTTGAATAGCGAATAAAGTACCGTTGGGGTTCTTTATGAATCTGAAAGTCCAAGACTGGCTCTGATCTGCTCAATTCTGGCCCGTTTCTCTTTCCTACGGAGACTCTTTCCCTCACCCTTGATTAAAGCAACAGCATCCCCCATCTGAATCGATCCATCTTTCCCACTCTGCACACACGTAAAAGCGAAGACTAAGCTCAATATTTTCCTTCTTAGAAAGCAACAGTGCAACAGTCTTCATGCAAAATAAGGAAAATTCAAGGCAGATGGCAAAAGAAATCCTTGTCACGAATCAGCTcaaccaaaaatatataaaggATCAAAATAAAATCTTGTAATTGGACTCATAATTTTACTAGATTTTTACTAGTAATTAACATGGATGCATGCAGCACTAAATTAAGAATCCTTCGTTTCAAAATTGAGTTAGCTGTAGAGAgaagtgaaaaaataaatagCTGACTGAATAACAAAGGGAGATCATTCAAAACTTCATGTAAAAGGTCATGAAATGGTATTGTTACTGTTATCTTAACCACAAAATCAGGatgtatttaattattaaaaatggaGTACGTAAAGAACCTCTTCATCATTATCATCATCAGTCTCATCACTGTTACTATCTTCATCACCTTCATCTTCACTATCATCATCGTCATCTTCATCCTCATCTTCATCCTCGGAAGCCTCCACCCATTCAGTTTCTGTTGCCTGGGTAAAGGGAAAAGCAGACTTCAGgcttaaaatgatgaaattcaacaaaagaaaagataCCGAGCTGTTCCAGCTTATTTATAAAACAAAGCCTACAACAGTAATAGCTATGTCTAGTGATGCAAAGAGAACGAGATGATACAAGCAATTATCTGAAGAGACAATCGGTTACAAACCGGTATGATGCACTTCCACTCATCAAGTTTGCTAAGATTTAGAGAATACAAATCATTGAGTGTAATTTCTCGATCTTTAACCTCCATCATTCCCCCGTAAACATATAATGTATCTCTTCCAACAACCATGCAAGAATTGATACGTCCACAGGGCTTCACTACCTAACAAATTAACCAAATCCATGAATCAAATGGATGAATCTAAAATGTTTGagaaaagataaacaaaaaaataaaaacataaacataTTCAGCATAGAAAACCTCTGGCAAATCATAATCTTGTGTATCCATATTAGCAGTAGATTCATGTATCTTTCCATCAGATTTGTCTTGTGTATCCATATTAGCAGTAGATTCATGTATCTTTCCATCAGATTTGTCAGCTAACCGATCATTACCAACAGTAATGGTTTTAGCCATTTGATGCGATATACCGTCAACTTTGCGTTCGAAGTCATCTGCTGCTTCATCATTCTCAGAGTTCACATCTTTTTCATTCGTAGCACATTCCTCTGGTTCAATTGAGTATATCTTATCATCATTTTTACGCTTTCGTCCAGAACTCTTTTTAGGCTGCAAAAATGAACACAAGGGAAGCTATATGTTACTAAAACAATGGGATCTAAAATGAATTGCTTCTTAATAAAGTGTGAAAGTTCAATGAGCAAAAACATCTATACAACATTGAAATCAGTACATATTCTAGTTATGAATGGTTATAACACCTTATCTTTTGTTGACTTCGCCTTCTGTAGCTCTAATGGGTACctatacaaaaaaaattgtacttATCAAATGGGAAGGAACTATTGCACATTTAAAGTTCATTGCCATAACAAAACCTCATTAATTGCTCATCAGAAAATTGGGAaagaaacaataaataaaatgggTCAGGAGGAAACTACTATTTATCACACTAGAGTGCAGCAAAATGCTAATTGatctttcaaaataaaaataaaaaacaaattacttgcAGCTGATTGTACAATAATCTCAAActgtaaaattgaaaaataaaattaaaaactgagGTGGAGCTTACCACCGATGGTTGTCTAATTGGAAGCCATACAGTTCGTCCAAGAACAAGCTCATCATTACATCACCTGCTTGCATCCGgaaattagaaaggaaaataaatcCACCTACCCTCCAAGGGCCAGTTGTAGCTTCAAGCCAGGACTGTATTGCCTAACGAAATAAGATAGGTAGAACACAAAAAGCTAACCTCCAACTTCCATGTCAACCACACCTCCAAAGAGCATAGCTCGCTTCTTATGAACACACATAGAAAACCCAGCACGAGGTCCAGGAGGCATCCCACTTTTCTTCACCTATAATATGTGTTTCAGTTATTAAAAAGATCTCAAACCACAAGCTGATAAATGTAAGTTGCTACTCATCATCAAATATGCATGAAACGAAAATATAAATACAGTAATCAGTATACAAAAAGCTTCAGAATGATAACACAACCACGGCATAGCATCTACGATGTAGTAAAACCTTCATACCTGTTAATCTATTCAAAAGTAGTATAACAGGTCCATTTTGCACAGAAAAATATTCAATATCTGAGTATAGCAGGGGAAGTAAAACTTGAGGTCGGACAATCATGTCTTGTTCAATTTATTGATAAATACACAGTAGTAAAAGAAAATAGTGGCGTGAAGTAAGAACCTTGTTCCATTCCCAAGTCCTAGGATCAAGGGCCCACAAGTCTGAATGAACAATTCCTTTCTCGGAGCCAGTTTTATCAGATGAAAC is drawn from Malus domestica chromosome 14, GDT2T_hap1 and contains these coding sequences:
- the LOC103424834 gene encoding uncharacterized protein isoform X1, which encodes MGKKTKKPGKGKEKTEKKTAKAEEKRARRETKKLSPEDDIDAILSSIQKEEAKKKEVHVEENVPAPSLRSNCTLSINPLKETELILYGGEFYNGNKTFVYGDLYRYDVEKQDWKLISSPNSPPPRSAHQAVTWKNYLYIFGGEFTSPNQERFHHYKDFWMLDLKTNQWEHLKGSPSPRSGHRMVLYKHKIIVFGGFYDTLREVRYHNDLFVFDLDQFKWQEITPRPGSLWPSARSGFQFFVYQDEIFLYGGYSKEVSSDKTGSEKGIVHSDLWALDPRTWEWNKVKKSGMPPGPRAGFSMCVHKKRAMLFGGVVDMEVGGDVMMSLFLDELYGFQLDNHRWYPLELQKAKSTKDKPKKSSGRKRKNDDKIYSIEPEECATNEKDVNSENDEAADDFERKVDGISHQMAKTITVGNDRLADKSDGKIHESTANMDTQDKSDGKIHESTANMDTQDYDLPEVVKPCGRINSCMVVGRDTLYVYGGMMEVKDREITLNDLYSLNLSKLDEWKCIIPATETEWVEASEDEDEDEDDDDDSEDEGDEDSNSDETDDDNDEESGKDGSIQMGDAVALIKGEGKSLRRKEKRARIEQIRASLGLSDS